From one Candidatus Methanoplasma termitum genomic stretch:
- a CDS encoding 30S ribosomal protein S4: MGDPKFSRRSYDTPSHPWQGERIKAEVEVVREFGLKNKTEVWKAETILRNFRKQSRELQARIRGGDAQAKIEADALIRKCSRMGLMPTTGDLNDVLVLKTHDVLSRRLQSVVFDKGLATTIKQARQMITHGHVFVNGHRVTVPGYIVNREEEASVMYNNASPFTDEMHPMRISAEQAAANAAVKAEALAKANKEAAAKAKADAAEAGITLEDGEV, encoded by the coding sequence ATGGGAGATCCAAAATTCTCACGCAGGTCATATGACACACCCTCACACCCCTGGCAGGGAGAGAGGATAAAGGCAGAGGTGGAAGTTGTACGCGAGTTCGGTCTTAAGAATAAGACAGAAGTGTGGAAAGCAGAGACCATACTCAGAAACTTCAGAAAACAGTCCAGAGAGCTTCAGGCACGTATCAGAGGAGGAGACGCACAGGCCAAGATCGAGGCTGACGCACTCATCAGAAAATGTTCCCGTATGGGTCTGATGCCCACCACCGGCGATCTCAACGATGTTCTGGTGCTGAAAACACATGACGTCCTTTCAAGGAGGCTCCAGTCGGTCGTCTTTGACAAAGGATTGGCAACGACGATCAAACAGGCAAGGCAGATGATCACTCACGGTCACGTGTTCGTGAACGGCCATAGGGTCACTGTCCCGGGCTACATCGTCAACAGGGAAGAAGAGGCTTCAGTCATGTACAACAACGCCTCGCCTTTCACAGATGAGATGCACCCCATGAGGATATCTGCGGAACAGGCGGCGGCCAACGCGGCCGTCAAAGCCGAAGCACTGGCAAAAGCGAACAAAGAAGCGGCCGCAAAAGCAAAAGCCGATGCGGCTGAGGCGGGAATAACACTTGAGGATGGTGAGGTCTGA
- a CDS encoding 30S ribosomal protein S11, which translates to MTAKWGIANVFASYNNIMITLTDITGAETLGKVTGGMVVKQAKDESSPYAAQKAAEKIAEVAREKDIVGIHVKVRAPGGNKSASPGPGAQAAIRALARAGLKIGRIEDVTPIPHDGTKKKGGRRGRRV; encoded by the coding sequence ATGACAGCTAAATGGGGAATAGCGAACGTATTCGCAAGCTACAACAACATAATGATCACACTTACGGACATAACAGGCGCCGAGACGCTCGGCAAGGTCACCGGCGGAATGGTCGTTAAACAAGCAAAGGATGAATCTTCACCATATGCGGCACAGAAAGCAGCGGAGAAGATCGCAGAAGTTGCCAGGGAGAAGGACATCGTCGGCATACACGTAAAAGTGCGTGCACCCGGCGGAAACAAATCAGCATCACCAGGACCGGGCGCTCAGGCGGCTATCCGCGCTCTTGCTAGGGCCGGGCTGAAGATCGGACGCATCGAAGACGTTACACCAATACCTCACGACGGTACCAAGAAGAAAGGCGGACGCAGAGGGCGCAGGGTCTGA